ttaatagctacccttagctcttaagtgtcaatTTAAGGCCACTGACACCTATTaatcgttctattgatgtctatcttgacattctattcattgaaggcccatgtcgcctgtatttaacttggacaatctttacattgtatttaatagctacccttagctcttaagtgtcattttaaggccactgacgcctattaattgttctattgatgtctatcttgacattcaattcactgaggccaccgacgcctattaattgttcaataaattgatgtctaacttgacatttaatttactgaaggcctatgctgCCTATATTACtttattctatttgttgagcactatctacagctcattgtcatttattactattccttttgtaaatcattaagattgaatttgcagcaataacttttcattatagcactcaatttatattcgcaattcaggtatcattaataataccttttcgattattgtcaggcttcaatggtcattaatgtcattgacctaatttcatttaaattttgtatttctctaacgttttttatcacatgttgtaattatccCAAGATTTTTCgactcaatctacttacaattgtttttgtatgtggccatctgcctattattattttattattattaaatcttatcttgttgactcatttggtcttttattggcgtacttaccacacttcaagcaatcagtatttttatgcacagaattcaaagatttatttgtaggtattaataccaactatcattcacagtccactgccctgactttggattctgtcagtcaatgaaaatgtttaatttttttacaccatagttgaaacatgtttgaaATTTGTGTTATAGGAAAATGAACTGATTCATAGATAACTGTATCCTTTATTATTACAGATGTATTAAAATGAAGACAGGATACCCTGAAGATTTCATGCCTACCAATCTTAAAATCGAAAGAATGGCATCTGTATCTAGTAATGACAACAGAGTGTCAGTCAAGGACGAGTGGATGAATCCTACTTTTGAATTCTACATTTGCAATAGCCCAGAGGTAGGCCTAGcaaacaatattaattattcctGTATCAGATGCTCACTAGAGTCTACTATTAGTCCATCTACTGCCATCAGGTATATAATGCCACCACTACCTAACCTTACATAATTACAAGTTGTCGATTTCACACATCAATTGAGGAGTAgggtggaaaaacgacctgagtcaagaaatcaagttttgtgtaaattgagtttgaaatatttagtacacatcttcattatttcatcaaaatgcaatattcttgcaagtatttgaactttatatactattttcaatgctattattcataattagccagtaatccaaggctaactgataaacttatttatcattgatataaggtgtgttgtctcaggtcgtttttccataaccctggttgttacaacatgttcagaggttcaataaaatgatgaaaaacccgtatcaagagtagtgataatgataatatattgctcatgatattggatgattaataagtaggtaataaagatctaaaaaatgtcatttggaagtgaacaattgaagatgatattttcttcttAAACACATTTCTTCCCATAATCAAGACTCTGGAATGTTACATGGTACTGTTCTGTTTTTCGGGAAATTCATACACCCAATGTTTTCAGCATCGGATTCTTCTTCAGGAgcgtcttcttcattatttccatcatctagaggataattggttcccttggatgtattaatgatcttcttataccattcatttggtagagagttagttgggaggatatttatttatttattcgttgatatagttacaaatcatatgaatatgatcgggatagaacaacaggcatagcccaaaactattctgttcccaaatttataataatgaaatgtccgaaaaataggttatgttctcactaaggaaatttaaagttcaaagttctgtcaaagaataaatattaactagaaattttgaatttagaatgattaaaatactaaattatagtcaaattttgcacttaatatcaccgcactttgaataaattaagttatttcagaaaattttgaagccaaaaatatacacacaactttcaactaggcacagctgttacaaactatttttaatattctttccgaagaatggacattgatatgatTGTCCAAAGCTCAGCCAATTTATGTAggtgcattacaatataatcttgtatagttattccaaattgcttttttcatatcatatacagttcaataattattttcttagtctatattatgtaaattcatctataattttgctgtattgtaagctattgtatataagtgtataagccagtatatactgtaatctacataaataaagtacctactcaatcaatcaatcaatcagcttcttctttggtaagaaaacaaaataaggatttcactggctgctggctcacagcttgtcagctgaataatttcaggtttgccacacaaacaaaaaattttcacaactcaatcatttttcaagatacaacaACATTTTATGTACCAATAAATCTGTTCAGAACCAATTTAATAGCGGATAGAATGAAGCGTGTTGCGGAAAACGACACAAGTGGCCTCGAGTCGTTTTTCTACCCAGCTCCTCAATTACAATAGCTCATGAGCGATtgctccaacccagggggtcactagttatttatttatttattaacttgGTAAATACTACTAAATAACGTCCAACCTCTCATTGGTTCTTATTTTACAGACTGTTTCTCTCTTTCACCGCGTTGTGGAAACATATTCTGGTAAAACGACGGTAGTACAGGACATATTCTACGACAATGACAGATTGCAAGTTGAAAAGatgaaaattcataacaaaAGAAGTAGGCCTACAGCTAGGATAAAGGTGATAACTTACAGATCATATAACAGTTGGTCTG
Above is a window of Nilaparvata lugens isolate BPH chromosome 4, ASM1435652v1, whole genome shotgun sequence DNA encoding:
- the LOC111046212 gene encoding uncharacterized protein LOC111046212 isoform X3, with the translated sequence MESSRCIKMKTGYPEDFMPTNLKIERMASVSSNDNRVSVKDEWMNPTFEFYICNSPETVSLFHRVVETYSGKTTVVQDIFYDNDRLQVEKMKIHNKRSRPTARIKVITYRSYNSWSVEKKFIWILRNSINLSLHLSKQSATESVLQFYLRSNLPIKVCSLY
- the LOC111046212 gene encoding uncharacterized protein LOC111046212 isoform X2, which translates into the protein MSSFSVCAVRSQSRFYGTAIIKCIKMKTGYPEDFMPTNLKIERMASVSSNDNRVSVKDEWMNPTFEFYICNSPETVSLFHRVVETYSGKTTVVQDIFYDNDRLQVEKMKIHNKRSRPTARIKVITYRSYNSWSVEKKFIWILRNSINLSLHLSKQSATESVLQFYLRSNLPIKVCSLY
- the LOC111046212 gene encoding uncharacterized protein LOC111046212 isoform X1, producing the protein MLLNFLAKLLVFSVFVLILNSEQCIKMKTGYPEDFMPTNLKIERMASVSSNDNRVSVKDEWMNPTFEFYICNSPETVSLFHRVVETYSGKTTVVQDIFYDNDRLQVEKMKIHNKRSRPTARIKVITYRSYNSWSVEKKFIWILRNSINLSLHLSKQSATESVLQFYLRSNLPIKVCSLY